The following coding sequences lie in one Hydrogenophaga sp. PBL-H3 genomic window:
- a CDS encoding UDP-N-acetylmuramoyl-L-alanyl-D-glutamate--2,6-diaminopimelate ligase has protein sequence MKTLDQPQDIAAWLRAKVTGALQCDSRRLQPGDGFVAWPGAATDGRRYVNGALASGAVAALVELEGVEAFGLDDARVLAVPGLKALAGAIASGYCDHPSAALDVLAITGTNGKTSCAWWTAQLLSVCARPCAVVGTLGMGQPGSGLVPTGLTTPDPVMLQQQLRQFVGEGLKACAIEASSIGLVEGRLNATQVRVAVFTNFTQDHLDFHGSMDAYWAAKDALFDWPGLVSAVVNTDDAQGRKLATRLTSHALDLWTVGIEQPARLSAVEIAFTHAGMTFNVVERDLQGVELDRHALQVPLVGRYNVSNLLCVLASARALGVSLQQAVKACGALTPVPGRMEQADTAATDQPLVLVDYAHTPDALEKALQALQPLAARRGGALWVVVGCGGDRDAGKRPIMAAVAEREAAHAVLTSDNPRSEDPIHILGQMVAGLSHPGAALVEPDRAAAIAMAVARAQAPDVVLIAGKGHEDYQDVMGVKRPFSDLVQARHALTRRAAQGVHA, from the coding sequence ATGAAGACGCTGGACCAGCCCCAGGACATCGCGGCGTGGTTGCGCGCCAAAGTCACCGGCGCGCTGCAGTGCGACAGCCGTCGCCTGCAGCCGGGTGATGGTTTTGTGGCCTGGCCCGGCGCGGCCACCGACGGGCGTCGCTATGTGAACGGTGCGCTGGCCTCGGGCGCCGTGGCCGCGCTGGTCGAGCTGGAGGGCGTTGAAGCGTTTGGTCTGGACGATGCGCGCGTGCTGGCCGTGCCCGGCCTCAAGGCGCTGGCTGGCGCCATCGCCAGCGGGTATTGCGACCACCCGAGCGCCGCGCTCGATGTGCTGGCCATCACCGGCACCAATGGCAAGACGTCCTGCGCTTGGTGGACGGCGCAGTTGCTCTCGGTGTGTGCACGGCCTTGCGCCGTGGTGGGCACCCTGGGCATGGGCCAGCCCGGCTCGGGCCTGGTGCCCACGGGTCTCACCACGCCCGACCCGGTGATGCTGCAGCAGCAATTGCGCCAGTTCGTTGGCGAGGGACTGAAAGCCTGCGCCATTGAGGCCTCGTCCATCGGCCTGGTCGAAGGCCGCCTGAACGCCACGCAGGTGCGCGTGGCGGTGTTCACCAATTTCACCCAGGACCACCTCGACTTCCACGGCAGCATGGACGCCTACTGGGCCGCCAAGGATGCGCTGTTCGACTGGCCCGGTCTGGTCAGCGCGGTGGTGAACACCGACGATGCTCAGGGCCGCAAGCTGGCCACCCGTCTGACCTCACATGCCCTGGACCTGTGGACCGTGGGCATCGAGCAGCCTGCCCGCCTGAGCGCCGTGGAGATCGCCTTCACCCACGCCGGCATGACCTTCAACGTCGTCGAGCGAGACCTGCAGGGCGTCGAGCTGGATCGCCACGCCTTGCAGGTGCCTTTGGTGGGGCGCTACAACGTGTCCAACCTGCTCTGCGTGCTCGCCTCGGCGCGGGCCCTCGGTGTGTCGCTGCAGCAAGCGGTGAAGGCCTGCGGAGCGCTCACGCCGGTGCCCGGCCGCATGGAGCAGGCCGACACCGCCGCCACCGACCAGCCACTGGTGCTGGTGGACTACGCTCACACGCCCGATGCCCTGGAAAAAGCGCTGCAGGCCCTGCAGCCGCTGGCGGCCCGACGCGGCGGCGCGCTGTGGGTGGTGGTGGGTTGCGGCGGTGACCGCGATGCCGGCAAACGCCCGATCATGGCCGCTGTGGCGGAGCGCGAAGCCGCCCATGCGGTGCTCACCAGCGACAACCCACGCAGCGAAGACCCCATCCACATCCTGGGCCAGATGGTCGCGGGCCTGTCCCACCCCGGTGCCGCCCTGGTCGAGCCCGACCGCGCAGCCGCCATCGCGATGGCCGTGGCGCGAGCGCAAGCCCCGGACGTGGTGTTGATCGCCGGCAAAGGTCACGAGGACTACCAGGACGTGATGGGGGTGAAGAGGCCGTTTTCCGACCTTGTTCAGGCGCGCCACGCCCTGACCCGGCGCGCGGCGCAGGGAGTCCACGCATGA
- a CDS encoding UDP-N-acetylmuramoyl-tripeptide--D-alanyl-D-alanine ligase — protein MKTLGQLLTQLDGARVVGHPDVAITRVHTDTRSLQPGDLFVALKGERFDAHDFLPQAAAQGAVAAIAHGGLAGAGLPGVEVPDTRRALGELALLWRQQFHLPLIAVTGSNGKTTVTQMIASILRAAVVDAAHATQGNFNNEIGVPLTLLRLNASHKLSVVELGMNHPGEIAELAALTRPTVALVNNAQREHQEFMATVEAVALENGQVIQALGGDGVAVFPSDDAYSPLWRGLAAGRRVVTFSDSDPAADVAAVKADWQDGAWTLCFTSPAGKGTVHLKIAGRHNVRNALAATACALAAGVTLDAVVRGLDAFEPVGGRSRALALQIDGRTLTLIDDTYNANPDSVRAAIDVLAELPAPRLLVLGDMGEVGEQGLAFHEEVLRHARDRGIEAVHVAGDWMRQAAPVWPAVTHWNEVPAMAGAVCAAVSDDRPVFQSVLVKGSRFMRTERVVQALLALDPAQHDNKKDNAHAA, from the coding sequence ATGAAGACGCTCGGCCAGTTGCTCACCCAGCTCGATGGCGCCCGCGTGGTGGGCCATCCTGACGTGGCCATCACCCGCGTGCACACCGACACCCGCAGCCTGCAGCCCGGTGATCTGTTCGTTGCCTTGAAGGGCGAGCGTTTCGATGCGCACGACTTCCTGCCGCAGGCGGCTGCACAGGGCGCGGTGGCCGCCATCGCCCACGGCGGATTGGCCGGGGCCGGCCTGCCCGGCGTGGAGGTGCCCGACACGCGCCGCGCGCTGGGCGAACTCGCGCTGCTGTGGCGCCAGCAGTTCCATCTGCCGCTGATCGCCGTGACCGGCAGCAACGGCAAGACCACCGTGACGCAGATGATCGCGTCCATCCTGCGCGCCGCGGTGGTCGACGCGGCCCACGCCACGCAGGGCAACTTCAACAACGAAATCGGCGTGCCGCTCACGCTGCTGCGCCTGAACGCGTCGCACAAGCTCTCGGTGGTCGAGCTCGGCATGAACCACCCCGGCGAAATCGCCGAACTCGCCGCCCTCACCCGGCCCACGGTGGCCCTGGTGAACAACGCGCAGCGCGAACACCAGGAGTTCATGGCCACGGTGGAAGCCGTGGCGCTGGAAAACGGCCAGGTGATCCAGGCGCTGGGGGGCGACGGCGTGGCCGTGTTCCCGTCCGACGATGCGTATTCGCCGCTGTGGCGCGGTCTGGCCGCCGGCCGCCGCGTCGTCACCTTCAGCGACAGCGACCCAGCCGCCGATGTGGCGGCCGTCAAGGCCGACTGGCAGGATGGCGCCTGGACGCTGTGCTTCACCTCGCCCGCGGGCAAGGGCACGGTGCACCTGAAGATCGCTGGCCGGCACAACGTGCGCAATGCGCTGGCCGCCACGGCGTGCGCGCTGGCCGCTGGCGTGACGCTGGACGCCGTGGTGCGCGGGCTCGATGCCTTCGAGCCGGTGGGCGGCCGCTCGCGCGCGCTGGCGCTGCAAATCGACGGACGCACCCTCACCCTGATCGACGACACCTACAACGCCAACCCGGACTCGGTGCGCGCCGCCATCGACGTGCTGGCCGAACTGCCCGCCCCCCGTCTGCTGGTGCTGGGCGACATGGGCGAAGTGGGCGAACAAGGCCTGGCCTTTCACGAAGAGGTGTTGCGCCACGCGCGCGATCGTGGCATCGAAGCTGTGCACGTGGCTGGCGACTGGATGCGCCAGGCCGCGCCTGTGTGGCCCGCCGTCACGCACTGGAACGAGGTGCCCGCCATGGCCGGTGCGGTGTGCGCCGCCGTGAGCGACGACCGCCCGGTGTTCCAGAGCGTGCTGGTCAAGGGCTCGCGCTTCATGCGCACCGAACGCGTGGTGCAGGCCTTGCTGGCGCTCGATCCCGCACAACACGACAACAAGAAGGACAACGCCCATGCTGCCTAG
- the mraY gene encoding phospho-N-acetylmuramoyl-pentapeptide-transferase produces the protein MLPSLALWLQGLSPDFGFLRVFQYLTFRAVMAALTALLMGLAAGPYFIRRLAALKIGQPIREYAMQTHISKGGTPTMGGVLILFSIAVSTILWFDLSNRFVWIVLLVTLGFGAIGWVDDWRKVVHKDPEGMRSREKYLWQSLIGLVAAFYLAFSVSETSNLRVLQLFFAWVSSGFTLDLPPQAGLLVPFFKEISYPLGVFGFVVMTYLVIVGSSNAVNLTDGLDGLAIMPVVMVGSALGVFAYVTGNVVFAKYLLLPHIPGAGELLIFCAAMAGAGLAFLWFNTHPAQVFMGDVGALALGGALGTIAVIVRQEIVLAIMGGIFVVEALSVMLQVTWFKYTKRRYGTGRRLFQMAPLHHHFEKKGWKETQVVVRFWIITMLLCLVGLSTLKLR, from the coding sequence ATGCTGCCTAGCCTGGCCCTGTGGCTGCAAGGCCTGTCGCCCGATTTCGGTTTTCTGCGGGTGTTCCAGTACCTCACGTTCCGCGCCGTCATGGCTGCGCTCACCGCGTTGCTCATGGGGCTGGCCGCCGGTCCGTACTTCATCCGCCGCCTGGCCGCGCTGAAGATCGGACAGCCGATCCGCGAATACGCCATGCAGACCCACATCAGCAAGGGCGGCACGCCCACCATGGGCGGCGTGCTGATCCTGTTTTCCATCGCGGTCTCCACCATCCTCTGGTTCGACCTGTCCAACCGCTTCGTGTGGATCGTGCTGCTGGTGACGCTGGGCTTTGGTGCCATCGGCTGGGTGGACGACTGGCGCAAGGTCGTGCACAAGGACCCCGAGGGCATGCGCTCGCGCGAGAAGTACCTCTGGCAATCGCTCATCGGTCTGGTCGCCGCGTTCTACCTGGCGTTCAGCGTGTCCGAGACCAGCAACCTGCGCGTGCTGCAGTTGTTCTTCGCCTGGGTGTCGTCGGGCTTCACGCTCGACCTGCCGCCGCAAGCCGGCCTGCTCGTGCCCTTCTTCAAAGAGATCAGTTACCCGCTGGGTGTGTTCGGCTTTGTGGTCATGACGTACCTCGTCATCGTCGGTTCGAGCAACGCGGTGAACCTCACCGATGGCCTGGACGGCCTGGCCATCATGCCGGTGGTGATGGTGGGCTCCGCGCTGGGCGTGTTCGCCTACGTCACCGGCAACGTGGTGTTCGCGAAATACCTGTTGCTGCCGCACATCCCCGGCGCGGGCGAACTGCTGATCTTCTGCGCCGCCATGGCCGGCGCGGGCCTGGCCTTCCTGTGGTTCAACACCCACCCGGCGCAGGTCTTCATGGGCGACGTGGGCGCGCTGGCGCTCGGCGGCGCGCTGGGCACCATCGCCGTCATCGTGCGGCAAGAGATCGTGCTGGCCATCATGGGCGGCATTTTCGTGGTCGAGGCGCTCTCGGTCATGCTGCAGGTGACCTGGTTCAAGTACACCAAGCGCCGTTACGGCACCGGTCGCCGGCTGTTCCAGATGGCACCGCTGCACCACCACTTCGAGAAAAAGGGCTGGAAGGAAACGCAGGTCGTCGTGCGCTTCTGGATCATCACCATGCTGTTGTGCCTGGTGGGTCTGTCCACCCTGAAGCTGCGCTGA
- the murD gene encoding UDP-N-acetylmuramoyl-L-alanine--D-glutamate ligase, which translates to MHDQHVLILGLGASGLAMARWCARQGANVTVADTREQPPQLGALQAECPQASFVSGAFDETLMARGGWTLIARSPGLAPASLEAVFGWAQAHGVAVLGELGLFARALKSLAERERLPYKPRVLAITGTNGKTTVTSLTTLLLRRAGVSVAMAGNIGPTLLDVLSAALDTEAVAQQADDERAAAEALAEAPVAVAPVADAGMDVVQASEPADEDAPVPAAEADEDGPAMLVPPPVQAPQPAHLPRVWVLELSSFQLDGAAGGEWDLVPTAASVLNITEDHLDWHGSMAAYTQAKAAVFGAQALMLLNRDDPQVMALQPRLVTVKVGNRNRQQSARPWASFGLDTPTRAGDWGIESLNGMAWLVRALALDETRKRARASDEAEEIYFQRLMPVDALRIRGRHNAANALAALALATSTGAALGPMLHGLREYRGEPHRVEPVAIIDEVEYFDDSKGTNVGATLAAVNGLGAERRLVVILGGDGKGQDFAPLAAPLARSARAVVYIGRDAGRIRAAVGDALEQAQVPQVDATTLAEAVTLAAQQARSGDAVLMSPACASLDMFDNYEHRARVFVDAVGALATERGMSLEGGL; encoded by the coding sequence ATGCACGACCAGCACGTCCTCATCCTCGGCCTGGGCGCCTCCGGCCTGGCCATGGCGCGCTGGTGCGCGCGCCAGGGTGCGAACGTGACCGTGGCCGACACGCGCGAACAGCCCCCGCAGCTCGGCGCCTTGCAGGCCGAGTGCCCGCAGGCCAGCTTCGTGAGCGGCGCCTTTGACGAGACGCTGATGGCGCGCGGCGGCTGGACGCTCATCGCTCGCAGCCCGGGACTGGCGCCCGCGTCGCTGGAAGCGGTGTTCGGCTGGGCGCAGGCCCACGGCGTGGCGGTGCTCGGCGAGCTGGGCCTGTTTGCCCGGGCCCTGAAGAGTCTGGCCGAGCGCGAGCGCCTTCCTTACAAACCCAGGGTGCTCGCCATTACCGGCACCAACGGCAAGACCACCGTGACCTCGCTCACCACCTTGTTGCTGCGGCGTGCCGGCGTGTCCGTGGCCATGGCGGGCAACATCGGACCGACCTTGCTGGATGTGCTGTCTGCCGCGCTCGACACCGAAGCCGTGGCCCAGCAGGCCGATGACGAGCGTGCCGCGGCCGAGGCGCTGGCCGAAGCGCCGGTGGCGGTCGCCCCTGTGGCCGACGCCGGGATGGACGTTGTCCAGGCGTCCGAGCCTGCTGACGAGGACGCGCCCGTGCCGGCCGCCGAGGCCGATGAAGACGGCCCGGCCATGCTCGTGCCGCCTCCCGTCCAAGCACCGCAGCCCGCGCACCTGCCGCGCGTCTGGGTGCTGGAGCTCTCCAGCTTCCAGCTCGATGGAGCGGCCGGCGGCGAATGGGATCTTGTGCCCACGGCCGCCAGCGTGCTCAACATCACCGAGGACCATCTCGACTGGCACGGCAGCATGGCCGCCTACACGCAGGCCAAGGCCGCTGTCTTCGGTGCGCAGGCCCTGATGCTGCTCAACCGCGACGATCCTCAGGTCATGGCCCTGCAGCCGCGCCTGGTGACGGTGAAGGTGGGCAACCGCAACCGCCAGCAGAGCGCCCGGCCCTGGGCCAGTTTCGGCCTGGACACCCCCACCCGCGCCGGCGACTGGGGCATCGAGTCGCTCAACGGCATGGCCTGGCTGGTGCGTGCCCTGGCGCTGGACGAGACGCGCAAGCGCGCTCGCGCCTCCGATGAAGCCGAGGAAATCTACTTCCAGCGCTTGATGCCCGTGGATGCGCTGCGCATCCGCGGCCGCCACAACGCCGCCAACGCCCTGGCCGCGCTGGCCCTGGCCACCTCCACCGGCGCTGCGCTCGGTCCCATGCTGCATGGCCTGCGCGAGTACCGCGGCGAGCCTCACCGCGTGGAGCCAGTGGCCATCATCGACGAGGTCGAGTATTTCGACGACAGCAAAGGCACGAACGTGGGCGCCACGCTGGCTGCGGTGAACGGCCTGGGCGCCGAGCGCCGGCTGGTCGTGATCCTGGGGGGCGACGGCAAGGGGCAGGACTTCGCGCCGCTGGCCGCGCCGCTGGCGCGCTCCGCCCGCGCCGTGGTCTACATCGGCCGCGACGCCGGGCGCATCCGCGCGGCGGTGGGTGATGCCCTGGAGCAGGCGCAGGTGCCCCAGGTGGACGCCACCACGCTGGCCGAGGCCGTCACGCTCGCTGCGCAACAGGCCCGCTCGGGCGACGCGGTGTTGATGTCGCCAGCCTGTGCCAGCCTGGACATGTTCGACAACTACGAGCACCGTGCGCGCGTGTTCGTGGACGCGGTCGGGGCGCTGGCCACCGAGCGTGGCATGAGCCTGGAGGGCGGCCTGTGA
- the ftsW gene encoding putative lipid II flippase FtsW, with protein sequence MREGLAALNPRLLGRDLAGALAGGGSRDGLPVRLSNRTYAGTRNVAVRELGFDQPLLWVVVALLSWGLVMVYSASIALPDNPRFANYAHTHFVLRHAISMVIGVIAAMVAFQFPLRSWEKMAPWLFAVALVLLALVLLPFIGRGVNGARRWISLGIMNFQPSELAKLAVLLYAADYMVRKMDVKQRFFQAVAPMAVAVGVVGMLLLAEPDMGAFMVIVVIAMGILFLGGVNARMFFLMAMVVVGAFALMVMTSEFRRQRVFAYLDPWSMEHALGKGYQLSHSLIAFGRGEIFGVGLGGSVEKLNWLPEAHTDFLLAVLGEEFGLVGVVVLIGLFLWLTRRIMHIGRQAIALDQVFAGLVAQGVGLWMGFQAFINIGVNLGALPTKGLTLPLMSYGGSAILLNLVAIAIVLRVDYENRQMMKGGRS encoded by the coding sequence CTGCGCGAAGGCCTGGCCGCGCTCAATCCGCGCTTGCTCGGTCGAGATCTGGCGGGCGCACTCGCAGGCGGCGGCTCGCGCGACGGCCTGCCGGTGCGCCTGTCCAACCGCACCTACGCAGGCACGCGAAATGTGGCCGTGCGCGAACTCGGCTTCGACCAACCCTTGCTGTGGGTGGTGGTGGCCTTGCTCTCCTGGGGCCTGGTGATGGTGTATTCGGCCTCCATCGCGCTGCCCGACAACCCGCGCTTTGCCAACTACGCCCACACCCACTTCGTGCTGCGCCACGCCATCTCCATGGTGATCGGTGTGATCGCGGCCATGGTGGCATTCCAGTTCCCCCTTCGGTCCTGGGAAAAGATGGCGCCGTGGCTGTTTGCCGTGGCGCTGGTGCTGCTGGCGCTGGTGCTGCTGCCCTTCATCGGCCGGGGCGTGAATGGCGCGCGGCGCTGGATATCGCTGGGGATCATGAACTTTCAGCCTTCGGAGCTGGCCAAGCTGGCCGTGCTGCTCTACGCCGCCGACTACATGGTGCGCAAGATGGATGTGAAGCAGCGCTTCTTCCAGGCGGTGGCGCCGATGGCCGTGGCCGTGGGTGTGGTCGGCATGCTGCTGCTGGCCGAGCCCGACATGGGGGCGTTCATGGTGATCGTGGTGATTGCCATGGGCATCCTGTTCCTGGGCGGCGTGAACGCGCGCATGTTCTTCCTGATGGCGATGGTCGTCGTGGGCGCGTTCGCGCTCATGGTGATGACCAGCGAGTTCCGACGCCAGCGTGTGTTTGCCTACCTCGATCCCTGGAGCATGGAACATGCCTTGGGCAAGGGATACCAGCTGTCGCACTCGCTGATCGCGTTCGGCCGTGGCGAAATCTTTGGCGTGGGCCTGGGTGGCAGCGTGGAGAAACTCAACTGGCTGCCCGAGGCCCACACCGACTTCCTGCTGGCCGTGCTCGGCGAAGAGTTCGGTCTGGTCGGCGTGGTGGTGCTGATCGGTCTGTTCCTCTGGCTCACGCGCCGCATCATGCACATCGGCCGCCAGGCCATTGCACTCGACCAGGTGTTCGCCGGGCTGGTGGCGCAGGGCGTGGGCCTGTGGATGGGCTTCCAGGCCTTCATCAACATCGGCGTGAACCTCGGTGCCTTGCCCACCAAAGGTCTCACCCTGCCGCTCATGAGCTACGGTGGTTCGGCCATCTTGCTCAACCTCGTCGCCATCGCCATTGTCCTCAGGGTCGATTACGAAAACCGCCAGATGATGAAAGGGGGCCGCTCATGA